GCGCCCACCCGCTTCAAGCTGCCGGACCGTGAATTCATCAAGCCACTGGCGCGCGCTTTGGTGGAACAGCGCAAGCACATCATTCTTGATCCCAATGCCGCGCCCGATGCGTCCACGCTGGTGGGCGCGATGCTGCTTTACCCGTCTGACATTGCCTCCAACAGCGGCCTCATCATCAATCTTTCTGCGCTGAACAACCGCCTCTCCACCGCTTCGGCTACTGATGATGTGGTCGCCGTGGTCAAAGACATGTGGCCGCTGATCCTCGCCGTTGAGAATGGCCGGCTCGATGATGCCCGTGCCGAATTGAAGGCCCTGGCGCAAGAGCTGCAGCAGGCGCTGCGTGATGGCGCACCGAAGGAAAAGATCGACGAACTCACCCGCCGCATGCGCGAAGCAATGGACCGTTTGATCGCCCAACTGCAGAAAGAGGGCAAGGACCGCGCCGCCCAAGGCTTGAAGCCGCAGGGTCAGCAGGGCCAGGGCATGACCAAAGAGCAATTGCAGCAGATGCTCGACCAGATCGGTAAACTGGGTAAGGACGGTGACAAGAATGCTGCGCAGGACATGCTCTCGCAGTTGGACCAATTGCTGCAGAACCTGGAACCCGGCGACGGCAAGAATGCCCAGAACGGTTCCGGCGGCCAGAACGAAGATCTGAACGCGCTTTCCGAAATGATGCGCCAGCAGCGCAAGCTCATGGACCAGACCCAGCGCATGCCAGGCGGCGCCGGCAAGGATGAAGGCGGCAATGAGGGCCTCGCCGACCAGCAAAAGCAATTGCGCGATAAGCTCGGCAAATTGGGCCAGGGCATGAGCGGTGATGAAGGTGGCGACAAGCTGGGCGATGCCGGCAAGAACATGGATGGCGCCGAGCAATCTCTTCGTGACGGCAACAAGGAAGGCGCTCTCAAGGAACAGAACCAGGCGCTGCGCAACATGCTGCAGGGCATGAGCAAGCTCACCCAGCAGCTCGGCAAGAATGGCCAGGGCGATGCCTATAGCAACAGCCGCGAAGGCCGCGACGGCAAGGACACTGATCCGCTGGGCCGTTCCCTCAATGGCCCCAATCAAAATCTGGTGCCGTCAGAACTCGCCTCGCGCCGCGCCCATGAAATCCTCGAACAACTCCGCGCCCGCGCCAATGAGGAAGGCCTGGATGACGAGACGAAGGCTTATATTGATCGGCTTCTGAAGGACGAGTTTTAGAGAACGAAAGTTCTCAATCCTCTTTCACCACATGCCCCACAAAAGGCAGCTCGCGGAATTGATGCGCCATGTCCATGCCGTAGCCGACGACGAACAGATCCGGGCATTCAAACGCGCAATGATCCGCCTTGATCGACGCGGCCAGATGGCCGGGCTTGAACAGCAGCACCGCCGAGCGCACCGACTTGGCGCCCCGCGCCGCCAGCAGATCCTTGGCAAAAGCCAGCGTGCGGCCAGATTCCAGAATGTCATCCACCAGCAGGATGTCACGGCCCTGGATTTCTGAATCAATGTCACGCAACACATCAACCTTGCCGGATGATTTCATCGCGGCGCGATATGATGACAGGATCATGAAATCCACTTCCGGCGTCAGCCCGGCGTGATGCATGGCGCGTAAGAGATCAGCCGCAAAAACGAAACTGCCCTTCAGCACCGGCACCACCAGCAGGCGATTGGGCTTGGTGGCGGCAATTTCAACAGCCAGGCTTTTCAGCCGTTCGGAAATCTGGTCTTCGGAAAACAGGACATCGATGCGATGTCCATCAATTTTGATCGAGCTCATAAGGTAGGGTTTGAGCCGATTTCATCCGCATGTGCAAAGCGAATTTGCAGTTTTTGCGCAAGTTCGGGCGGAGAAGATACGCGCGTGGTGAAGGCGGTGGTTTCACCCGGCCGCAGCGGCCGCGCTGCCGTATCCAGCGTCCAGGTATAGACTTCCACGCCCTTTTCATCGGTCAGCGCAAAGCGCAACGACGGAATCTTGCGGATATCCTCGGTCGGGTTGCTGATCTCACCCTTCACCGTCAGCACATGTTGGCCGCCGGTGGATTTGTTCACCTGTTCCACATGGGCAATGTTGAGCCCGTAAAGATTGATCTCATGGCCGAATTTCGCATAGGCCCCAGCGGTGACTGGGGCGGCCAGCACCGTGGCCTCCGGCGCAATGGCCGCAAACAGAAAGGGTGACGCCGCGACGAGCGCAAACGATGCCCAGCCACCGATGGTCTTGGTGCGGGCCATCTGCCGTGCCTTGTAATCCTGCCGCACATTGCGCGCCGCTTCCACCAATTGGCCGACATCAAACTGGTGCTCATCAATCTCTTCAAACGTCGCAGGCAGCACCGCGTCGGTAATGTCCTTGATTTCGATCACTGGCAGCTCCTGCCAATGGTGCCCGCAGGCATTGCAGGTCACTTTGAATGGCTCATGCCCCGCATGGGCGCCGATATTGTACCTGGTGGTGCAAGATGGGCAAGAAACGATCATGGTGGCCCCGGCTAATCGCGATAGAATCGCTGATGATGATTCGGTTGGGTTTGGTGGCGGCTGGTTTGGGGACTAGCGTAACGCCGTTTAGGGTTAATGCGTGGTTAACGCGGGGACGAAGTTGAAGATGGGGGTCATTGAGCTTCAGGATGTTTCGCTCCGCTATGCCGGCGGGCCGCCTGTATTGCATGACGTCAATCTTGATCTGGCGCAGGGCGATTTGCGTTTTTTGACCGGGCCTTCGGGTGCCGGAAAATCCACCCTGCTGCGCCTGTTGTTTCTGGCCTTGAAGCCCGATAGCGGCATCGCCCGCGTCTTCGGCTCTGATGTGAGCCGACTCACACCGCACGAGCGCGCACTTCTCCGCCGCAAGCTGGGCGTGGTGTTTCAGGATTTCCGTCTGCTGAAACACATGTCGGTGTTTGAGAATGTGGCGCTGCCCCTGCGTGCTGCGGGCGCACGGCCAGAGACCTATGCGTCCGATGTGAATGACTTGCTGGACTGGATCGGCCTCAAATCCCGCGCCCACGATTTGCCTGACACTTTGTCAGGCGGCGAAAAGCAGCGCGTGGCCATTGCCCGCGCGGTGGTGACCAAGCCGCAAGTGATCCTGGCTGATGAGCCCACCGGCAATGTCGATCCCGCCATGGCGCGTAGGCTTCTGCGCCTGTTTCTGGAACTGAACCGGCAAGGCACTACTGTGCTGCTGGCAACCCATGATACCGAGCTGATCCGGCGGGCCGGCGGCCAAGCCCTGCATCTCGAAGCCGGGACTTTGGGCGCAGCATGAGCGATCAGCCCAGCGCAAAGCCATCACCCGTTTTCCCGCGCCGGGTAGCACCCCTGCGCGCTCTGATCATCACCATGGCGGTGATGTGCTATCTCGCCTGCCTGGCCATCGGCGCACTCGTCCTCATCAACCGCGCTACCCAGAGCTGGACGCAAGGCCTCGCCCGAGAAATCACTGTGGAAGTGCGGCCGCTTTCGGATGCCAAGCTGGATGATGAAGTCAAGAAAGCGCTGAGCTTGCTCGAGGCCACCAAGGGTGTGCTGAGCACCGAAGCCTTGCCACTGGAAGACAGCGCGCGCCTGCTGGAGCCTTGGCTCGGCAAAGTTGAAGTGGATGACCTCCCTCTGCCACGCCTGATCCGCGTTAGCATCGATGAGGCGAACCCGCCTGATTATGAAGCGCTTGCCACTTCACTCACCACGCAAGTGAAAGGTGCGAGCCTCGATACCCACCAGCGCTGGCAGAACGAATTCATCCGCCTCGGCAACAGCCTGACCTTGCTCACGGCACTGGTGCTGGGCCTGATCTCGCTGGCCACTATTCTGCTGGTCACCGCTGCGGCGCGCGGCGTAATCGAGGCCAATCGCAGCATTGTCGATGTGCTGGAATTGATCGGTGCCGAGCCGCATTTCATCGCGCGACAGAATGACCGGCAGTTCCTGTCCTCGGGCCTTACCTCAGGCTTCGCTGGATTGATCTTGGGCCTGCTCACATTCTCGGCGCTCGGTGTTTTCGGCGGTGCCGCCGACGAGGCGATGGCCGCCGCTGGCCGTTCTCTCTTCTTTGCCCCGCAAGCGCGTTGGCAGCTGGTGGCGGGCCTTCTCTCCGTGCCGGTCGCTGCCACCTTGATTGCGCTGCTGGTTTCGCGCATCACTCTGATGCGAATTCTAGGCAAGGATCTATGATCGTTCTGCGCTCCCTCATCTTCAACATCGCCTTCTATGTGGTGTTGATGCTGTTTCTGATTTTCGGCCTGCCGCTCACGCTGGCAAGCCGCATCACCGCCATCCGAGCCTTGCAGGCCTGGGGCCGCACCATGAACTGGCTGCTGCGCGTGATCTGCAACATCAAGGTTGAAGTGCGAGGTGCCGGGAACATTCCGCCGGGCCCGCTTCTGGTGGCCGGCAAGCATCAATCCACCTGGGAGACTTTCGCGCTGCCGGTCCTGTTCAACGATCCCTGCGTGGTGTTGAAGAAGCAGATTTTCTACATCCCTCTCATGGGCTGGCCCTATGGCTACAAGTTCCGCATGCTCCCGGTGGATCGCGGTGCCGGAAGCAAAGCGCTGAAGGACCTGATCCGCCGCGGCAAAGAGGAATTGGCCGCTGGCCGCCAGATCATCATCCTGCCCGAAGGCACCCGCCGCCCGGTCGGTGCGCCGCCCGATTACAAGTCAGGCACGGCAGCGCTCTATACCAATCTCAATGTGCCCTGCGTCACCTTCGGCCTGAATGCCGGAGTGTTCTGGCCGCGCCACGGTTTCCTGCGCCCACCTGGCACCATTGTCATTGAATTCGGCAAGACCATTCCGCCCGGACTAACGCGTAAGGTTTTTGAGGCGCAGCTGCAGGATACGATCGAAACCATTTCCAACCGGCTGGTGGCCGAAGCCTCAAAAAGCTGATTTTCAAAATTCGTTCTTGATTTGTTTACCAATGTCGTTCTATGAATGTTCCAACGAGGAACACCATCATGAACATTCATGGCACTGCCTTCTCAGAGACCGCCAGCAAGGACATTCCGGAACTGCGTGAACGCTTCTGGTTCTGGCGCGGTGCCTCCGGCCAGAACTATATTCACTCGGTCTATACGCCGGAAACCTGCCCGCCGCTGCCGGGTGCCGTCTATGTCGGCGTGAAGCGGCATGGGGCCATGCGCACCGCCATGGTGGTCGGCCGTTTTGATCCGCATCTGGAAGGCGGCCTGCCTTCGGTGTTCCGCCATTTTGATGAAATCCACGTGCATCTTTTGGCCCGCGCACCGGGTGCGGCAGAATCTGTGCGCAACGATCTCGCCGTGGCCCTGGGCGAAGACGGTGAACTTGAAACCAAATCGGCTTTTCGGGTCGCCGCCTAGTTCATAACGTGCGGGGCGAAGGCTTCCATCCCCGGATCATGAATGCCCAGTTCACGCAAATGCTGGATCGTATTGGCCACATAGTCCCGGCATGAGCCCATCGTGCCATGGCCCTGGCCGATGAAATGCAGAAGCTCTTCCATTTTCATCTGCGGCACATATTGCTTGCTGGTGCGCTGCACGATGTAGGTCAGAGCTTCAACGCTCTCGCCTGAGTCCAGAACCACAAAACGCTTCTGCCGCTCATGATAGGCATCGCCCAGCATTTCGCGCGCTCGTACCTTGGCAATCACCTCGGCCCAGTTTTCGGCCGCCACGTCATAGACCAGGCCCAGGCATGACCCGCCACGGTCCAGCCCCAGAACCAGCCCCGGTTTTTCCGGCGTGCCCCGGTAGTGATGCGAGAACACGCTCAGACGCCGGTGAAAGCCATGCAGGCGTGCCTTGCGCGCCGAGGTGAAATTGAAATCCGGCCGCCACATCAGCGATCCATAGGCAAAAATGCGATGCGGCTCGGTGCTCAATTCAGAAAATCACTTCGGCTTGTGCCCACGGCCAAAGTCCGGCGCCGCCGTATCCTGTCCGGCAGCAATAATGCCACGCCGCACTTCGCGCGCCCTCGTGAACAAATTGAACAGCGTATCACCATCACCCCAGCGCACGGCGCGCTGTAGCACCGCAAGTTCTTCCGAAAAGCGGCCCAGCATTTCCAGCACCGCTTCCTTGTTGTTCAAAAACACATCGCGCCACATCGTCGGATCAGATGCCGCGATACGGGTGAAATCACGAAAACCCGAAGCCGAATATTTGATCACTTCCGAATCCGTCACCGTCTCCAGATCAGCCGCCGTCGCCACGGTGTTGTAAGCAATGAGATGCGGCAAATGGCTGGTGATCGCCAGCACCAGATCATGATGCCCGACTTCCATCGTATCCACCATCGAACCCAGCCCTTCCCAGAACTGGGTGAGCTTGGCCACCGCCGCAGAATCAGCGCCAGGCAGTGGCGTCAGGATGCACCAGCGGCCATGAAACAATTCGGCGAAGCCCGCGCGCGGCCCTGACTGCTCGGTGCCTGCCACCGGATGGCCAGGAATGAAATGCACATTTTGCGGAATAAACGGCCCGCAATCACGCGCAATGGCGCCTTTGACTGAGCCCACATCCGTGACAATCGCACCCGCCTTCAAATGCGGGCCAATCTCTTTCGCCAAGGCAGCACAGGCCCCCACCGGCGCGCACAGGATCACCAGGTCAGCATCCTTCACTGCATCAGCTGCGTGAACATGCACGTCATCGACCAGTTTGATTTCCAGAGCCACTGCTCGCGTTTCCGCACTTCTGGCATGGCCAGAAATATGCCGGGCCAAGCCTTTGGCGCGGATGCCATGGCAGATCGAAGACCCAATCAGCCCCAAGCCCAGCAAGGCCACTTTTTCAAACATGATGCTCATTTCAGAAATTCTTTCAGCGCGGCAACCACCGCATGATTGGCCTCTTCCGGCCCGATGGAAAGTCGAAGCGCGGCAGGCAGCCCATAGGAATCAACCCGCCGCAAAATCAATCCGCGCTCGCTCAAAAAGGCATCCGCCTTTTGTGCCGCCTCCGGCGACCCGAAATGCACCAGAATAAAATTGCCCACCGAAGGCGTGACCTTCAGGCCCAGCTTCGAAATCTCATCCGTCAGCCATGAAAGCCACTTGTTGTTGAACGCCACCGCTTCATCCACAAAGCGCGTGTCCTCAATCGCCGCAACACCCGCCTTCAGCGCCGGCAGGCTTACGTTGAACGGGCCCCGAATGCGGTTCAGCACATCGGCAATCGGGGCCGGGCAATAGGCCCAGCCCAGCCGCAGCGCGGCAAGCCCGTGGATTTTCGAGAAGGTGCGCGTCATCACCACATTGTCATGCGCTTCCACCAGTGAAACACCCGCGTCGTAATTATTGCTCAGCACAAACTCGGCATAGGCCGCATCCAGCACCAGCAACACATGCGCAGGCAAGCCCTGATGCAGGCGCTTAACCTCGGCAGCACTCAGATAAGTGCCGGTCGGATTGTTCGGATTGGCCAGAAACACAATCTTGGTTTTCGCCGTCACCCGCGAGAGAATCTCGCCCACATCAGCCCGGTGTGCATGCTCCGGCGCCACCACCGATTTCGCCCCATTGCTGGCAATGGCAATCGGGTAAACCAGAAAACCAAACTGCGAATAAACCGCCTCATCCCCCGGCCCCAGATAGGCATGGGCCAGAAGCTGCAGCAGCTCATCAGAGCCCGCACCACAGACAATGTTCTCAGCCTTCAGCCCATGCCGCTTGGCAATCGCAGCGCGCAATTCAGTGGCAGACCCATCGGGATAAAGCGCCATGTCCTTCGCCGCCGCCGAAAAAGCTTCGGTCGCCTTCGGGCTGGCACCCAAGGCCGATTCATTCGACGACAATTTGAAAACCTTGCCCGTCTTGGCCCCGGATTTCCCCGGCACATAGGCATGGATGTCCAGGATGCCGGATTTGGGCTTCGGGCCGTTGATATTTTGCGTGGTCATGTCCCCGGCTATAAAGAGCTATCCGCGTGAAGCCAAGCCTCTGCCCGCAGGCTGCGGATTGGGCAGCAGCACCGGGCGCAAACGCGGCAAGGCGCGGCGCACCAGCTTGCCGGTGGAATAGGCATGGATCTGCTTCACCGCCTCAATCACGATGACGCCCCCCATGCGCCCGATCCCGGTGCGGCCCAATGGCTCCAGCCCCTTCATCAAAGGCAGTCCCAGCCAGGGCGGGGCGATCAGGCTGTAATCCACCCGCTTCAGCGAAAACTGCGCCGCCTTCAGCAGCGTCATCAATTGATTGGTTGAAAAGGGCTGGCCCTGGCCAAAAGGCGAAGCATCCGACACCGACCAGAAGCCGCGCCGGTTCGGCACGACGACGATCAGCCGCCCTTGAGGCGACAGCACGCGCCAGACCTCTTCCATCAGCTCCTCGGCACTTTCGGCAAATTCCAGCGCATGCACCAGCAAGGCCACATCCACGACATTGTCGCCCAAAGGCAGATCAAGCTCATCCACCAAGGCCGAGCGCACCTTGCCCTGTTCCGGCCAGTGGATCACCCCGGCGCGGGCCATCATGAAAGACAGGGCGCGTTCATGGCCTTGAATATAGGGCGAAGCATAGCCCAGCCCCAGCACCAGCTGGTCCGCCGGCACCACGACGGCCGGCTTCAACTTCGCTGCCAGCACGCCTTGCGTGACCCGGCCCAAAGGATGAGAATAGAATTCAGCAATATCGACGATATTCATGCGTGCAAAGACTAGCCCGAAAGTGCTACCCGGTCACCAAAGCGTTTTCATTGGCATGGCCAATGAAAATCGCCTCAATTTAATTGACGTGTGCCCTTGTCGCAAAAGTCTTCAACTTTTGCGGGGCACGCTTAATAACAGGGTTTAAACATGGCTTCTCTCGACATCATTCAGTTCCCCTGCCGCAGTGACAATTTCGGCGTGATCATCCGTGATCAAGCCACCCGCCAGGTGGCGGCCATTGACGCGCCGGAATTCGAAGCTGTGGACGCCGCGCTGAAAAAGGCGGGCTGGAAATTGAACACCCTGTTCATCACCCACCACCATGCCGATCACGTTGAAGGCAATCTGAAACTTAAAGAATCCTACAATTGTGAAATCATCGGGCCAGAGAAAGAAAAGGCCACCATCCCCGGAATCGACAAGACTCTGCGCGGTGGCGAAAGCATTACCTGGGCCGGCCACAAGATTGATGTGCTGGATTGCCCCGGCCATACGCTGGGCCACATCTCGTTCCATTTCCCTGATGATAAAGTGCTGTTCGCCGCAGACACACTGTTCTCGGTGGGCTGCGGTCGTGTGATCGAAGGCACGATGGAGCAGATGTTCTACTCGGTGACTCAGTTCCTCAAACTGCCGCCCGAAACCCAGCTCTATTGCGGCCATGAATATACGGTGGCCAATTGCGTGTTCGCGCTCACGGTGGACGCCGGCAATGCCGCCCTGCAGGCCCGGCTGAAACAGGCCGACGCGGCGGTGAAAGCCGGCGGCGCCAGCCTGCCGATTACGTTGGGCGAGGAATTCAAAACCAACCCCTATCTGCGTCTAAAGGACAGGGCGATCCGCCAGCATTTGGGGATGGAGAACGCGACGGATCAGGAGGTCTTCACCGAAATCCGCACGCGGAAGAACAACTTCAAGGGCTGATAACTCAGCGCGCCTTGAAGATCATCTCCTTCGAGGCGATCACCGCGCCGAGTGTGATGAACACGCAAGCCAAAGCCACCGACCAGTGGAAAGCCGCAATGCCGGTGGCCACCAGCACGATGGTTGAAAACAGCGGCGAGCAATAGGACAGCGCGCCCAGCACGAAAATATCGCCATGTTTGAGGCCGTAATCCCACACATAAAAGGCCGCCCCGACAGGAAGCAGACCCAAAGCCACAATCGCCGCCCATTGCGAAGCGTGATCAGGCCAGATCGTCTGCTCAAACAGCAGATGCGCGGTCCATGACAGCACTGCGGTAGCGAGGCAAAACCCCGCCACCACATCCGTCGGCACATGGCCGGTGCGCCGCGCCAGCAGGGAATAGCCCGCCCAGATCAGCGGTAGCGGAAACGCCAGATAGTGGCCAAGCTGCAACCCGCCTGAAAAGCCAAACACCTTGCCACGGGTGATTACCAGTGCGGCCCCGGCCAGCCCCAACGCCGTGCCGATAAGGTGATGCAGTTTCAACCGTTCGCCCGGCAGAAAACCGGCCAAAACCACAATCAGCGTCGGCCATAAATAGGCGATCAGGCTGACATCCACAGCTGGCGCGTTCTTCACCGCCGCGAAATACAGCGCGTGATAGCTGAACAACCCGCCGATCCCCAAAGCCCAGATGCGCCAATCCTGCTTCAGTGCCGCAAAGCCATGCGGGCGAAACGGCCAGGTCACCGCACACAACGCGCCGCCAATCAGGAAGGTGATCGACGTCATCTGGAAAGCGGGCATCGCGCCACTTGCTGCCGACAACGCCGCAAGCATCGCCCACATCAGGATGGCGAGAAACCCGATCAGCGTGGCTTGGGTTTTGCTCATGCGGTCTTGGCCGGGAAGAACTGCGCCGCAATGATGCTCAAGGTAACAGCACCCAGAATGATGGCACCGCCCACCAAGGAGGTGAATTCCGGCATCTCACCCACCACTGCCCAGGACCAGAACGGATTGAACACCGCGTCCAGCATCACGATCAAAGATAACGTAACGGCGGGCACTGAGCGCGCACCCCAACCATAGAAAATCAGCGGCACGGCCAGCTGCACCACGCCCATGGCAAACAGCAGCAGCATATGGTCCCGGCCCACGGCGAATACCCCGGCCGGGCCGATAAAAGTGCTGGCCAGCGAAGCGATGATGAAACTGAGAAAACCGCCGGCGCAGATGGTTGTCATCATGTCATGCTCGCGGTAGCGCCGCAAAAACAGCGTCTGGATGGCAAAGGTAAAGGGCACGCCAAAGGCCAGGATCAGCCCCAGTACATTGCCGCTGGCAAAACCATGTTGTGCAATCACCCCCATGCCGCCCAACGCGATCAGGGCCGAGATCCACGACAGGATATGTGGCCGCTCACCGGTCAGCCACGGGCTCAGCATTGCGGTGATCAAGGGTGAAGTGGCGCCGATCACTGAAACGGCTGCGGTGTTCACCAGTGTGAGCGACGTCACGTAAACCGTGGTGCCAAGCGCAAAGGAAAAGGATGAGATCAGAATGGCCGGAAAGGGCAACCGGTCAAATTCATTCAGCAGCTTGCGGCCGTGAATTGCCAACAGCCACACCAAAAGGCTGCAGGCCAGCCAGAGCCCGCGCCAGGCATTGATCTGCCAGCCATTCAGCTCCGGCATCAGCCGCACAAACAGGCCCGAGAGACTCCAGCCCACCGTTGCCAGCACCACGAAGGTAAGCCCGGCCGCCTTGTTCCCCTGCCCTGTCACGTCTCACTCCCGAATCTGGCAGGACCGTAGCAAAGGCACATGAAGTGAAGAAGCGTTAGATGCCTTGCATGTCTTCAAATAATTCTGTCGCAGCAGATACTTTGAGTCATCTCACTTCGGTGCGGAAGCTGCGCGAAAATCTTCCGGCGTGTTCAAATTGGCAAAGGGGTCGCCTGAAGCCGCCGTCCATTCCACTTCCCGCGCCTTGGCCAGCGCCGCCCAATCCATCACCCGGACCAGACCTGATTTCAGTTCAAGGTCCAGTAGTGCCGCAAGATCGCTGGGCCACAGGCCGGTCAGATAATGCGCCTGCCCCTGCGATGCTGCGATGGCCGGAAGCACCGGCTTCAACCGTGCCGCCAGATCAAGCGGCAGAAACGGCCCGTCACACGGCACCGTCAACACCGCGTCGAAGCCCTGTTCAGCGCCACAACTCAATGCCGCATGCAGCCCGGCCAGCGGCGAATGGGTTTCGTAGCGATCCGGAACCACATCAAGTCCGAGAGTTTGGAATCGTGTCGCATCGCCATTGGCATTGATCACCAGCGCATCAACCTGCGCCCCCAGCCGCGCCGCCACTTCCGCAATCAGCGGCCGGCCACGAAATTCCATCAAGGCCTTTTCCTGTCCCATGCGGCTGGACTTGCCCCCGGCAATAATGGCACCGAGGATTTTCATCCGTGCGCGTAGAGCCGCGTGGGCGGCAGGAACAGCCTTGCAGCATCCCCAACTTTCACGTCGCCCTCACGCTCCACCCAGGCGGTTACGCCGCGTTTGTTGGTGGCGGCCTTCACGAAACCCCAGCCCGCTTCGCCATGATGTTGCACGATCACTTTCGTCACCTGGGAACATGGCGCATTTTCCATATCCACCACCAGCGTGGCACCCGATGGAAATTGAATGCGCGTCGATGGCGGCAGCAGGGTCAAATCCGGAATGCCGGAAATCAGCATATTGGCGCCCAACCAAATGGGATCAACCTCGGGAATGCCCAAACGCTCTGCCACTTCCGCCAGCTCGTCGGGCGCCACAATCGTGATCTGCCGCACATTGCGGATTTTGGTGCCGCGCTTGTAGAGCAGCAGCGTGCGGCTGTCGGCCTCGCGCGTGTCTCCCGCATGGCAATCGCCTTCCGGTCCGGACAGTAAAAGATTGAGGCTGTCACGTTCAGGCTTTTCAAAACCATTTTCGCGCGAGGTTTTGGAAAACAGCTTTTCCACCTTGCCTTCAAACCCAACCTTGTGAACCAATACCATCGCTGGCCTCCTGCTAAAGCCTATTCTATATGGCTGCGGATGGATGAAAGCCAAGCCGATTTCACGCTCGATCTGTCAGGCCTGCTTTGCCCGCTGCCGGTGCTCAAAGCGCGCAAGAAGCTTCTGTCCATGCCTGCCGGCCAAGTTCTGCATGTGATCGCCACCGATCCGATGGCCGCCATCGACATGCCGCATTTCTGCACCGAGCAAGGGCACCAGCTGCTGCGTCAGGAGAAATCGCAAACGCGGCTTAATTTCTGGATCAGAAGAGCGCCTTGACCTTTGGTGGAAAGCCCGCCGTCACCGTGCCGTCTTCATATTCAATCAGCGGCCGCCGGATCAGAGATGTATGCGCCGCTGCCAGCTTGGCCGCCTTCTTGTCGTCCAGCCCTTCAGTCTCGGATGGCGGCAGCCCGCGCCAGGTATAGCCGGAGCGGTTGATCATCTTCTC
This Aestuariivirga litoralis DNA region includes the following protein-coding sequences:
- the gloB gene encoding hydroxyacylglutathione hydrolase, producing MASLDIIQFPCRSDNFGVIIRDQATRQVAAIDAPEFEAVDAALKKAGWKLNTLFITHHHADHVEGNLKLKESYNCEIIGPEKEKATIPGIDKTLRGGESITWAGHKIDVLDCPGHTLGHISFHFPDDKVLFAADTLFSVGCGRVIEGTMEQMFYSVTQFLKLPPETQLYCGHEYTVANCVFALTVDAGNAALQARLKQADAAVKAGGASLPITLGEEFKTNPYLRLKDRAIRQHLGMENATDQEVFTEIRTRKNNFKG
- the yddG gene encoding aromatic amino acid exporter YddG is translated as MSKTQATLIGFLAILMWAMLAALSAASGAMPAFQMTSITFLIGGALCAVTWPFRPHGFAALKQDWRIWALGIGGLFSYHALYFAAVKNAPAVDVSLIAYLWPTLIVVLAGFLPGERLKLHHLIGTALGLAGAALVITRGKVFGFSGGLQLGHYLAFPLPLIWAGYSLLARRTGHVPTDVVAGFCLATAVLSWTAHLLFEQTIWPDHASQWAAIVALGLLPVGAAFYVWDYGLKHGDIFVLGALSYCSPLFSTIVLVATGIAAFHWSVALACVFITLGAVIASKEMIFKAR
- a CDS encoding EamA family transporter; amino-acid sequence: MTGQGNKAAGLTFVVLATVGWSLSGLFVRLMPELNGWQINAWRGLWLACSLLVWLLAIHGRKLLNEFDRLPFPAILISSFSFALGTTVYVTSLTLVNTAAVSVIGATSPLITAMLSPWLTGERPHILSWISALIALGGMGVIAQHGFASGNVLGLILAFGVPFTFAIQTLFLRRYREHDMMTTICAGGFLSFIIASLASTFIGPAGVFAVGRDHMLLLFAMGVVQLAVPLIFYGWGARSVPAVTLSLIVMLDAVFNPFWSWAVVGEMPEFTSLVGGAIILGAVTLSIIAAQFFPAKTA
- the mobA gene encoding molybdenum cofactor guanylyltransferase, with amino-acid sequence MKILGAIIAGGKSSRMGQEKALMEFRGRPLIAEVAARLGAQVDALVINANGDATRFQTLGLDVVPDRYETHSPLAGLHAALSCGAEQGFDAVLTVPCDGPFLPLDLAARLKPVLPAIAASQGQAHYLTGLWPSDLAALLDLELKSGLVRVMDWAALAKAREVEWTAASGDPFANLNTPEDFRAASAPK
- a CDS encoding MOSC domain-containing protein, whose protein sequence is MVLVHKVGFEGKVEKLFSKTSRENGFEKPERDSLNLLLSGPEGDCHAGDTREADSRTLLLYKRGTKIRNVRQITIVAPDELAEVAERLGIPEVDPIWLGANMLISGIPDLTLLPPSTRIQFPSGATLVVDMENAPCSQVTKVIVQHHGEAGWGFVKAATNKRGVTAWVEREGDVKVGDAARLFLPPTRLYAHG
- a CDS encoding sulfurtransferase TusA family protein; translated protein: MDESQADFTLDLSGLLCPLPVLKARKKLLSMPAGQVLHVIATDPMAAIDMPHFCTEQGHQLLRQEKSQTRLNFWIRRAP
- a CDS encoding ArsC/Spx/MgsR family protein is translated as MMPKKIKAWGLKKCDTTMKALDYVRSQKVVVEFTDYSVDKPSAAQIEKWAKALGGWEKMINRSGYTWRGLPPSETEGLDDKKAAKLAAAHTSLIRRPLIEYEDGTVTAGFPPKVKALF